The sequence AGCTGTTTGGGGCCTGAACCAGCATtcagagaatgcagccaatcagattattagAAACCAGTGAGATCACTACAGAATGGCTGTCACTACTCTGTGGTAGACAGATGGGTGTACTACTAACTACGCACCTGGACCAAAACTCCTCACACGGCCCCTGTGCTCCttccacacacacaataccaggtTTCCCTGGCATGCTGAAGCCAGAGAGTCCCAACTCCTTCGAccattctaaaatatattttcttttgttcttaTTGTATATATGATGACTGTAAATCCACAATCTAGTGAATATGGCTTCTTCTGAGGTCTGTATTCCAGGCTGATCATCTGTAGAAGACACTGTATTTAGGTAGGTAGCAGCGTTGTCTTTCACCCACTCGGTGGCACTTAAAATACAGGCGTCGCCGTTGCAGCTGCTTCTTAAGTATGCGTTTAGATCTGAATTAAGCTGCGCCTGTTGTGACCGGACCAGGGATGGTGATCTGTTTAAAAACAAGAAATCTTTTGTTCAATAAAATAGAGGATGACCAGAATCTTGTTGAAACATTTTTAAGGAATATAATTATGATATAGAAAGATCACTGTATACAGTATAAGTCACGTTTACTGTTAGACAAACCAGTTTAAAAAAGCAGAATTACGTTATAAAGactagaaaaataatttaaatcccGCTAGGGGCCATAAACAATTTTGGAAGACTGCATTGGGGCAGAGCTGTTTTTAAAAGCTGACTTTACTTATGTTAAGAGAGCTTGTCCACGTTGTGTTAATAGCTGATGTTAGTTGGGTTCACTTTTCAGTCCAGCCAGGCTGACACCTAGCTGAGAAGAGAGCTGTCAGCGCAGATACACTGGAGATTCAAAATCCTAGCTCTGTGGGTGTATGTAGCAGCGGATTGGAAAATAACTGCAGCCAATCCAATTACTTGATGCAAACAAGGCACACCCCCTATCCGAGATACATGCAAAACTAGAATGGGGTTAATCTACTACCACTGATGGCTCTATCCTCTACATACTGTAGGAAGTGACAGACCGAAACCTGCCAGTAACTTTGTTAATTACAAACACTCAGCAAAAGCCATATCAGAGAGGAGCTGAACACAATTCAAACCGGATTACAATGCACTGCAATGTATCAGATCCCATAATTCAGAGACAGTGGGTTATAGTCTACGATAAATATCTCAGCAGTTTGACACTGTTAATGTTAACTCAAGGggagttaatattattattaccatttatttatatagcgccactaattccgcagcgctgtacagagaactcactcacatcagtccctgccccactggggcttacagtctaaattccctaacatacagagagacagacagacacatacacacacacacacacacacacacacacacacagaaagagaaacaaacacagactagggtcaatttgaaagcagccaattaacctaccagtatgtttttggagtatgggaggaaaccagagcaccaggaggaaacccacacaaacacagggagaacatacaaactccacacagataaggccatggtcaggaattgaactcatgaccccagtgctgtaagacagaagtgctaaccatttagccatcgtgctgcccaaacCTTTAAGTAATCTTGGTACACtggaatattttttattgttaaaaaataaatctatattttgttaCAGTGATACAATCGCACACATCACAGAACACACATATGTGCTCATTACCTGATCACGATTTCTGGCGGAACATTTGGGTACTGCGGGGGGTACAAGCAGTGCAAAGAAAGCACTTGCTACAAGAAAGATAAGATTattattaattgaaaaaaatgatagactctgattggttgctatgagttacagcatATTTTTAATGTGAACCACTTGTCATAAATCTCCAGCACCAACAATAGTCATGCAGCATGAATTCAGCAAGATTTGGGTTTTACAATCAGAATGTAATTTACCTGGACATTAGCAGCATCACTGTCCTCCAGTTTCACAGTCAGTGTGAACTGAATTTTGAATGTTGGTGTAAGCGTGGTCCTCTTTTCTGCATAGTCCCTCAGTTCCACCAACGCCAGCTGATCGCAAACAGCAAACTCTTCCTCTGTGGGGAACATACTGGAGAGGAGATCTAGCTCAGAAATCTGAGCCTCGGCTTCCTCATGGCTCATCATTCCCAGAGAGAGCCTAGGTAAACAGGCTAGTTGTTATAGCAGCCAATAATCATCTATGCAGTCTACATTAAACTTCACCGGTCATGAACACGGCCATTTTGGGGGCTGGaccaatgcagcctatcaattcgcaAGGAGCTAGTGCGATCACTAAAGTACTCtgtgactcagtgatgtcactacttcctaatACATGTGTAGGCAACAGGCTCCTATACCTTCCAATGGCTGCAATCAATGTGTGTGGGCTACAAATGCACGTTAACGTGTTGTTTCTTTAAGAGAATTTTGTATCAAGCAACAGTCCCTTTCATGTATTTAAATCACTTCTTTTGGGAGCGATATACAGCTTTGTATGGCTAAACTTCGCATTTGACCTCCCCATTCTGTATACAAAGTACGGCCAAGGCTCCCTTTTAATGGTCTTCAAAAGAACCAGGAAACATTAGTGTAAAATCTGTGGAAGTATAAAATGAGGGAAGGTTCTAAACAGCGCAAACTTTCAGCAACATAACAGAAAACTACAGAGAGAAAATGGCAATTGCCCAAATTATTAATGTTGTCATTTTAtttagtttgtgtgtgtataaatatatatatatatatatatatatatatatatatatatatatatatatatatatatatttcaatcagAGTTCCACAGATCCAATGTATCCTAATCTGAGGAAACTGAGCCAGTTTTGTATACCGTATATACAGAACTTTGGAACGTTTGCATTGCTCAGACATAAACTACTATACAGAGCACTTTTAGTTATAGGAGAAAAAGCCACTGTATTAGTGGAAATAGAGTGTGTAAAATCAGGGAAAATTGGcccattaaaattaaattatttacaagGGAACTGTGAAAAAAAAGTGTGTCATCTAGGAAACTAAAAATCAAGGGGTGGAAAATGGGGGTTGTCTGTATATCCTTTTTACCATAGAGCTCATCCCAAGTATTAACTTgcattcacattttaaaattattttcagagACAATGGTAGCGCCCTTAAGCATGTGCACTCCAATCCCCATCATGCCAAATTCCGTAAACATGACTATGtcagatttttttgtattttaaataattgtttttgatAAATATCCACTTATATTTAGGCCAGATAAATAGATAGGCagataatgcattttatttacagcgTAATAGACCTTATACCGGACAGCTGGTAAATATTGAACACTAGGAacattttcagggacaaatctttaaaacctggcactgtccctggaaattaatgacagttggcaactatgcctgTCACACTGAATATTTTGTAGCATTACACCATGCTAACAGCATTTAAAGCAACAATCTCATTGAAAAAAATCTGGTTTGTTTTATAATaatggcaggctataagaagaataatGACATGTACCCTTTTCCCTTGTTTTATTTGTTaagactgctattaatgatttaagatTTTGGACGACCATGGCAACCCCAGTCACGTGGCACAAGATGTAGTGAGcatagaggctttggaatgcccctctgagctctgtgtgaactataacatcctcctcctccccacccttctgccatcacatgacatgctgagagcctgtatctctgtggcatactatgtctTGCCgtcatttttatttgcaaaccagagtttttgaaaaggagacaatgatttctaggatagctaagaaaaatgcttagttaaaaaagtatttaacttgctaatgaaaaaaaaaaggttaagctTTAACATTCCACTAGTTTAAACCTATGTTATAACATGGCTTGCACTTATTTACTCACAGGGATCACTGTGAAAAATATTAACTATCTCCACTGTTCCTACACTGGCAACTTTGCAATTAACACACAATGATCTATATCAGACTAGGGGAACCAGTGTTACTTCTGCTGTTGcattacaagtcccagcttgcagggacttgtagtaccacaacagcTGAAGTGCCATAAGTTACCTATCTTTTATAATCACATTACAGCAAAGTTTCTATTGAACTTACCTATATTATTACCTCCACAGCCCACAAATCATTTCCTCAAATTCAGAAACGAGTCCAAAGATCTACTGACAGCCTCTGAAACAACCATGTTTATTATGGGTGACTCACTAAGGATCATCCAACTGGAAATATGAGAATTCAAGTTCCTTCAGCAATGTTAACCAATTCCAAAATGGCCGCAACAGGCTCTGCAAGAATTAACGTattcatactgtatatttattatacaaactAGGGGAAAAAATTGTGTAGTTTGTTTTCGCTTAAATATGTGAATAGTAACTAACGTTGTACGCCATTTTTGTGTGGACCACCATTTGTCATCACATAATGACGTGGCTCAGCAACAATGGAGACGACAGTTGTAGACTAATCACAGTTCCGTCACACTTCAGATTCATGGATTCGTACACTGTTTTTCAGTTGGTGGATCCTGCTGCCTGTCAACGTGTGTTTTCTGCCAATAGAAATGCAGTTTTTCTTCGTGACGTCATCACTTCTCATTCACAGATAACGCACTGCTTTTTGTCCCCACTATATGAACCATTTTGTCTGGGTCACTTTTACTGTTTTTAGTATGACTGTGGTCTTTAAGAAAATGGACGATGCCCATACTTCTCGGCCTCACAGCAGGAGACAATATGTGTGCTATCTAATACAATGTACTGTTCTCTTTTTTTCACATTGCATAGTGCTTGCTAGGCTGTGGACGGGCAGCAGTAAGCCGGTAACGTGTGTAGGAGAGGTGGCAGCTGTACAGCAGGAATACGGTGACACGTGTGAAGAGAGTACCCCAATCTCTGTTACACACAGTACCCATTATATCTGGTGTATGTCAGCTACTTGCACtgtccccagtggctccctattGACAGGAACACCATATGTCTGGAGAGACCCTTTGAGGTAGGTGGGCAGCATAATTTTCATAATAAGATAATACGTTGAAGTTAATGCATTTATAATTACTCTCACTGATTTGACTGGCATACAGATGTGCCCTCCTTTAACCTCACTGCTGTTGCTGAATGTTCTCAGGCTAAGCCTATTTCGACACTTTTTGGCACAGGCCACCATCAAGGTGAGACATTTATCTGTGCACCCAAATCACACCTTGTTATTTTCTGAAGACATTGTGTTTTGGCAGAAATAGCATTGTTGTCTTTATAACACCCGGATTTTAAAATACACTTTAGTGGAATAAAATACACCCCCACCATTCTATcactgttttattaaatataaagtaaaatcaTTTCTTCTTACTTGATCCATTTAGGTTGGGTGGGGGCTAGGGGAAATAATCGCAAATGGTCATCTTGGGAAGCTGCTTGGCCGGCTGTTAAAGGGAGTCCCTGTCACTCCCAGTCTTAAACATTTAACAATGGTCTTTTGTAgtgaagtttttattttttttgtaatagggATTTTCGTATTTGTGGGTGTGACggttgaagaagaaaaaaagaataaagtggGGAATGAGGGTTTGCGGTTTATTTTTTCTCTTGGTATAATGGGCAAGGGTTTGGGGACATCTTGACCATTATACTGGTGGTGCAAAGAAGGCACTCCATGGGTCCCCATCTTGTTAATCTGAGCAGAACTGCTAGCCTCTAGGAGGGAGTGGGGCAGCCGGTTCTTGCTGTCCTCACTTTCCATTGAAGCAACAGCCCTCCACTGACCAGTACAGGTTGTCTAGCACTGATGCTGGTCAAGGATTTGAGGAGGGTCTTGCTTTtactaaaataatgtatttttattattatttgtatgcaGTGTACAAACAGTCCCAGCAGCCCTGTGATGTTTTCTTGTAACTGTAAAGCGCAACACACAGAGGTAGGGACTGTCTCAGACTCCAGTTTGATAGCAAGGTACTGTACAAGACCCCAGAAGTAAACAGGCCACCCAGTGGATGCGCTATGTGTTGCAGCTTGTAGGACAGGTGACAGCTCATCAGAGGTGTCCTCATCAGAATTTGAGGATAGTTAAAGAAGGACAgttattacatgtttttttcCCAGTCTTGTTCTGCTTTTCATGCTTACTTTCCAATTGCAAAACATTGGCCCTAGTTAGTTAAAGGATGTTAGAGTGCTGTCAGTGGTTAAGTAAGAATATATACCCATGAACCCTTTTCTAGTTCCTTCACTGCACTCAACACATAGTGAACGTAATAGGATATTTTGCACTTGGCATTGGTATAATTGAGCATTATGAACAAGGAAGCCAAAGCACTTGGAAGCATTAGTAGTTGGATCTTAGGCACAAGACAGTAACCGATTATTATCACAGTTTTAAAAGCATTTGGATTTGCACTTTTTAAAGACATGACTCTCAATCACAATCCACTTCAGTTAACTGAAGTCTGTTTTTGATTCCGTTAATGTGCTAGTTGTAACAGTTCGTGAACATAGGCTATGTTGGCAGGCAAGGAAGGGATTTTTTAGTGTACATTGCTGTGAAGATCAGAAAGAACATGAAGAATAATGCTGATGCATAGCTGATGGACAGAATGATATAATACTGAGTTATTTGCTGAAAAAGTGCAAATATGTACTaaaaccataacaaccaatcagtcaTCAGTGTACGCCACAGCGGCTATGTTTTGCATGCCTATAATATCAGGATAGATTAGGGAAAAGAAAATGTTGCAACAAGGTCACCAAATATGgcgcaaataaataaaaaaatcccagTATTAAAGCAAAACACTACATTCATAAAAGTGCTGCTTTAGCCATTGTGGGTTTCTTGCTTTCTGTTATTAACAACAAAAACATCTGTCAGTAAAGTAGTTATTTTCGACTGTTTCGGTGCTAAGTtaacaaaaagaaaagataagACTTTTTGAAGACCCtaagtcagggtttcccaaacccagtcctcagggctccctaacagtgcaggttttccatatctccttgctggagcacaggtgtattcattactgactgaacacattgtaacagatccacaggtggtcctgattatgtcacatgtgatccagaagacctgcactgttggggagccctgaggactgggtttgggaaaccctgccctaagtTGTTAAACTTTGACCTAAAACATTGATTTCCCACCAGAATGTGGGGACATATCTCTGTGTCACCATGACAGCCTGGTGTAGTACAAAGCCAGCGATACTGGCCTAGAGTGGTAGCAGTTAAAGTACTACTTCGCTGGGCCAGTCTCTGTAGTTGTGCGTATGCATCAGCCAGCTTCCTGGTGCATTAATACGCAATGGAATTTAACGCACATAtttggggggagattcaattcccggcattgttctttagaacaatgcaggCCGCGCACAATTACCATTAGTACGATAATTGCTGCACATGATTCCCGTCGCTACGGTAATTGCTGCACGtgatttcaatgctgatttttgctcgccgTTCCCCGAGCGGGTAAAAATCTGCatagaaattaccatagtaacggtattTGTGCGCGGCCTGCGTTGTTCGAATCTACCCTTGGAGTTccattaaaaaaggaaaatatttttttatattaatttgttaAAAATGCTTTTCTGAGagtaacacatttaaaaaaaaataaaaaaataataatttgatctGCTACTGCTAACCTGGGCTGGTGGATAGCAGGACAGGTATTGTGGTGGCACAGGTACAGGCAAAGGTAGGAATTTTTGCACTAGCAGGTTTATCGCCGAAGAAAGCAATGTTGGTGCCGTTGGTAACCCTTTTATGTATCTGGTGAAAGGATAGAAAAGCCCTCTGGCAGCAATAGGGCTTTAATAATTTTGTCCCAATTTCTTAGCTGTTTACCAAATTGCCTTCCTAGAGTTAGTTTAGGTTATATATAGGTAATGTATAGTCTACTATAAATTATACGGTTATTAATTCGCTAAGGGACTATGGCCACATAAAGGCAATAGGTGACCGGCACATTCCTTTATAGAAGTCACAGAAATCTGATGTGACTTCTAATGTCGGTAATAATTTTATAATGATATTGACCTCATAAATCACcatttatacaaatatttgcatATTAGCGTTATTTGTGTATTGTAATCTGTTGGTGACGGTATCATAACTGTCTGTGCTCTGTGATTGTCCGCAGGTCTACCAGCCAATCCTACTTGCTTTCAGCAGAATAGGGATCCTAGCCAATCTGTGTAGATTTGTCACTTTGTTTCAATTTAACTGCAAAAACTTACATAGAAATACTTTTAATTTCTCATTGTACAGATGAACTTAATTTgaatgtctgatttttttttattttgtgactcCAGTAAAAAGCCTCTCTGAATAAATCCAGGATTAAGAAATTACTTTTGTTTATTCAAGAATTAATAACGGATAACATCTAATCTCAGGTTATCGAGCCAACGTCTGCAAGTGAAATTAAAGTAACTCAAACAGTCAGTTAACAAAGGGGTTAGCCTAAAATTATCACGTGAGGCCTATTGCAGTGTAGAATTGTTCCCACTTAATTTCTTATGGCAGTTAAAAGGGAATTCTGACATTGGACACCTCTCAAAATAAAGTAGCTCCTTCATTTATGTTAATCAGGTGAGAATCCACCCTCACTCTGATAATAGCTTCCTTCTAACTGCAGAATGTGCTAAAGAACGTGGCTCCTGTCATGTGACCTTGTTGATTAGAACTCTTGTTTGACAACCACCAGTTACAGTGAGGAGATgcctgaagggggagggggggggggggtttacgattaccaccattccgacactcagaattcctgcaaaaaaaaaaaaacgaaagagTGAAAAAATGAAAGAGACTTACCTTGAATCCGACGCTGGAGATGACCGATGGAAACAGCATGCTGACAAGCAAGTCATTCCGATGAAAGAAGTGTGCGGCACTGCAATTTTGTGGGGTAATTTTACATCATTGCGATGTCTGTCaatcttaatttaaagcggcaatgtggggacccctaaggttaaatgtttaaacacttaacctcacattgccgctttaaatttacattGACAGACATCGCAATGATGTAAAATTACCCCACAAAATTGCAGTGCCGCACACTTCTTTCATCGGAATGACTTGCTTGTCAGCATGCTGTTTCCATCGGTCATCTCCAACGTCGGATTCAAGGTAAGTCTCTTTCATTTTCTTTCGTTTTTTTTCACTGTTTCGGGTTTCTTTTGCAGGAATTCTGCGTGTCGGAATTCTCAGGATAGatatttcgtacccaaccccatGTTGGGAAGTGGGGTTTTTTTGGGCATGGAAAGCAACAGTTTCCACATCTGCGTGCAGATCTGTTATTTAGTGAGAACTAAGCAAATGTGTTTTCATTTAAAGTTGTTTAAGCCGTGGGTCTGTGTCCTATGAATGTATCTACACATCCTTtcagcctattgatgatgtacaTCCAGCTATCTCATTATAATGATTTGTCTGATCATTTTGCACACGTATACAGCGATTCATGAAACACATAATACCTGCTGTTTTCTTTATTCCACTGTGTTTTGTAGGAAGTCTTAAAGCGGTGACATGGTAAAGAAAAGAGTGAAGAACTTGCCTGTACCTGATACTGTGGAAGCAGGTAGGTTTGTGTGTAAGATTGTGTGTTTGTAAAATCAGATGTTGGTTCTCTGAAGAGACTACAGCAGTCCGGACAGAGAGCGCTCTTAAGTTGTGGTCAGGGTGAGAAGTTGCTGTGAAGATGCTGCCGGCATTCGGATGATTGATCGCAATTCCTGCAGGCCTCCGTTGTTCAGACAAGCAGCAGTATAATTCACAGAACAACTCACCAGCAAATCGCATGCGTCTTATTTTTCAGCCTTTTCaatgtgacctgcagattactCTGCTGCTTGTGTGAACAGCAAACCGGTGCAAACATTACCATCAATCATCCTGATGTCTGGGGGTTTTCTCATACAGTGTTCCCTCCTGAGCATTTTCTACATAGAAAACTAAACTGTTTGATTTTGTTACAATTTAAAGCATAGCATTAGATAAATGATTTCTGAAAATCATTCTACTTTCTTAGGATGTTAGGATTGTCTGAGCCCTTTAAATATCCCTGCAACTCTGTTGATtcagaatattttattattattattaatatttatttataaggcgccacaaggcatccgcagcgccgtacagagacaatcATCATATCATGAATATCATTCAGATGCTGCTCTCTGCAAGCTATATTTTAAGATCTGTTAGTCTGCGCTGACTTGGACCAATAAACAAAGTGCACCATTAGAAGCCATTCATTTCACAgcagattttgtatgttctcaggtcacacaaaataaacaattaaagcaAAGCATTTTCTGCATCATACAATTTGATTTACACACAACACTTCGTTTAATGTAAGTTGATATGATATCTATTGGCCAACTCCAGCAATGTGAATTGTTCGTTTTTACATGGGTAAGGAGACCATAGGATATTGCATCTAAAAGAATATTATAtatctctgatttttttttagctcTGCACAAACTGAGGCGGTAGGtataataaagatgtcactatAACATTATAGAATTATAGTACATAAAAAAGACTCTGCTACAAACAATATAAGGCCACAATTCCATTCCTCCGCTTGTACACATCTTTAGTGTTTTTAGCTCTCTAACCCATGCAGCCAGCATTTTCATTAGCTGAAGACCGATTATTTGTCCAGCCCAGAtagtggctgcctccactgtatataGGCCACAGGAACACTGTCAGCATTGTTCTTTACAGAACCCACATGTAAGCACATCCGGAAGGGACTGGATGAAGGGGTAGTGAAGAGGGCACTGAT is a genomic window of Mixophyes fleayi isolate aMixFle1 chromosome 2, aMixFle1.hap1, whole genome shotgun sequence containing:
- the RWDD2B gene encoding RWD domain-containing protein 2B, giving the protein MMSHEEAEAQISELDLLSSMFPTEEEFAVCDQLALVELRDYAEKRTTLTPTFKIQFTLTVKLEDSDAANVQQVLSLHCLYPPQYPNVPPEIVIRSPSLVRSQQAQLNSDLNAYLRSSCNGDACILSATEWVKDNAATYLNTVSSTDDQPGIQTSEEAIFTRLWIYSHHIYNKNKRKYILEWSKELGLSGFSMPGKPGIVCVEGAQGPCEEFWSRIRKLTWKRILIRHREDSPLSCCASDTLLAIQKLRKFPPLEEKAFDVHGTRGNHMDLGQLYQFLQEKGCAEVFPMYFGIEGR